The following proteins are encoded in a genomic region of Dyadobacter sp. UC 10:
- a CDS encoding sulfatase: MRKSRFISFLAVFVIAVSSGYAQATSGAGSKYNVLFIAVDDLNNDLGCYGNAYVKSPNIDRLAKRGVKFERAYTQFPLCSPSRSSLLTGQRPDVTKIYELQTHFRQNLPDIVTLPQLFKNNQYYSARVGKIYHYGVPGQIGTDGLDDPISWNHKVNPKGRDKTEESLVKNLTPDRGLGSALAWRATEGKDDEQTDGMVASEAIKLLEEHKDEPFFLAVGFYRPHSPYVAPQKYFDQYPLASVPLPKEIPGDLDDIPEAALFTKPAHWGLDEGQRREALRAYYATISFMDAQVGRVLDALDKLKLTDKTIIVLWSDHGYNVGQHGQWMKQSLFENSARVPLIISAPGKSKGKSSGRTVELLDIYPTLAELCGLGPGQKLQGQSLAPLLKNPAAVWNKPAYTQVRRGQIFGRSVRTERFRYTEWDGGNAGIELYDHEKDPNEFVNLAKNSQFTSTAEKLSALLKQGYPATAAASN; encoded by the coding sequence TATGGTAATGCCTATGTAAAATCCCCGAATATTGACCGTCTTGCAAAAAGAGGAGTGAAGTTCGAAAGGGCTTATACGCAGTTTCCATTATGCAGCCCGAGCAGGTCCTCGCTGCTGACCGGCCAGCGACCCGACGTGACCAAGATTTACGAACTGCAAACGCATTTCCGGCAAAATTTGCCCGACATTGTTACGCTGCCGCAACTCTTCAAAAACAATCAGTATTACAGTGCGCGCGTAGGGAAAATTTACCATTACGGCGTTCCAGGGCAAATCGGGACCGATGGGCTGGATGATCCTATCTCCTGGAACCATAAGGTAAACCCGAAAGGCAGGGATAAAACGGAGGAATCGCTTGTTAAAAACCTGACACCCGATCGCGGCCTGGGCAGCGCGCTCGCCTGGCGTGCGACGGAAGGTAAGGACGATGAGCAGACAGACGGAATGGTGGCGAGCGAGGCGATCAAATTGCTGGAAGAACATAAGGACGAACCGTTTTTTCTGGCGGTAGGATTTTATCGTCCGCATTCTCCTTATGTGGCACCGCAAAAGTATTTTGATCAGTATCCGCTCGCAAGCGTGCCGCTACCCAAAGAAATCCCGGGCGACCTGGATGATATCCCGGAAGCTGCGTTATTTACAAAACCTGCTCACTGGGGACTGGACGAGGGCCAGCGCAGGGAAGCTTTGCGCGCCTACTATGCCACAATTTCGTTTATGGATGCGCAGGTGGGACGGGTATTGGATGCATTGGACAAATTGAAACTGACCGATAAAACCATTATTGTACTATGGAGCGATCACGGGTACAACGTAGGTCAGCACGGGCAATGGATGAAACAAAGCCTTTTCGAAAATTCGGCAAGGGTACCTCTTATTATCTCGGCTCCCGGAAAGTCAAAAGGTAAATCTTCGGGACGGACCGTCGAGTTGCTCGATATTTATCCCACGCTGGCAGAGCTGTGCGGACTCGGTCCCGGACAAAAATTGCAGGGGCAGAGTTTAGCCCCTTTACTGAAAAATCCTGCCGCAGTTTGGAATAAGCCCGCCTATACGCAGGTACGAAGAGGCCAGATATTCGGTCGCAGCGTGCGTACTGAGCGTTTCCGATATACTGAGTGGGATGGCGGGAATGCGGGTATTGAACTATACGACCACGAAAAAGATCCGAACGAATTTGTTAATCTGGCAAAGAATAGTCAATTCACCAGTACTGCTGAGAAGCTTTCCGCGCTGCTGAAACAAGGTTATCCTGCGACGGCAGCGGCAAGTAATTAG
- a CDS encoding cysteine desulfurase family protein produces the protein MKIYCDNAATTALDPEVIDAIIPYFSENFGNPSSSHWAGRQAREDVENARRAVAGLLGATPGEIYFTSGATEANNLALTGAIKAYGISHVITSRIEHKAVLQTLLAHEKEGDIEVSYVRLDERGNVDTYHLENLLRANPRSLISLMHANNEIGNLTDIRAISKLAERYDAIFHSDTTQTIGKIAFDLSGLEIHFIVGSAHKFHGPKGVGFLYIDKKHRIAPQIHGGGQERGQRGGTENVIGIVGLAKALEVACRNLEENQLKIWKLKEYLVSKLAISRIGDICYNGDSKSEENSIPNVVNVSFPCLPAGNIVALLDQAGIAVSGGSACSGLGTSHVIAALPCQREKENVRFSFSKFNTFEEVDQVVATITEIYKSVRAPRGRELELAII, from the coding sequence ATGAAAATCTATTGTGACAATGCTGCAACTACGGCGCTGGACCCGGAAGTGATCGATGCGATCATCCCGTATTTTTCAGAAAATTTTGGTAACCCATCTTCGTCGCACTGGGCAGGTCGCCAGGCCAGGGAAGATGTCGAAAATGCGCGGAGAGCGGTTGCCGGCTTGCTTGGTGCCACCCCCGGTGAGATCTACTTCACTTCCGGTGCTACGGAAGCGAACAATCTTGCGTTGACAGGCGCGATAAAAGCCTACGGGATCAGCCACGTCATCACAAGCCGGATCGAACATAAAGCAGTATTGCAAACTTTGCTCGCGCATGAAAAGGAGGGGGATATCGAGGTTAGCTACGTCCGGCTTGATGAGCGGGGAAATGTGGATACCTACCATCTCGAAAACCTGCTGCGGGCCAATCCGCGGAGTTTAATTAGCTTAATGCATGCCAATAATGAGATCGGTAATCTGACCGACATTCGCGCGATCAGTAAACTGGCAGAACGTTATGACGCAATTTTTCACTCTGACACGACGCAGACGATAGGAAAGATCGCTTTCGATTTGAGCGGATTGGAAATCCATTTTATCGTAGGGTCTGCTCATAAATTCCACGGCCCGAAAGGCGTAGGGTTTCTGTATATTGATAAGAAACACAGGATTGCACCGCAAATACATGGTGGCGGGCAGGAGCGCGGCCAGCGCGGCGGCACCGAAAATGTGATCGGTATAGTCGGACTGGCGAAAGCACTGGAAGTTGCCTGCCGGAACCTTGAAGAAAACCAGTTGAAGATTTGGAAACTGAAGGAGTACCTGGTCTCGAAGCTGGCGATCAGCCGGATAGGGGATATCTGTTACAATGGCGATAGCAAATCGGAAGAGAATAGTATTCCGAATGTGGTAAATGTTTCGTTTCCTTGCCTTCCTGCCGGCAATATTGTAGCATTACTGGATCAGGCTGGTATTGCGGTTTCCGGCGGCAGTGCATGTTCCGGCCTCGGTACATCTCATGTGATCGCGGCATTACCCTGTCAGCGGGAAAAGGAAAACGTGCGTTTCTCATTCAGTAAGTTCAACACTTTTGAGGAGGTTGATCAGGTCGTCGCAACGATTACCGAAATCTATAAGTCAGTGCGAGCGCCCCGCGGGAGGGAGCTGGAATTAGCCATTATTTAA
- a CDS encoding EamA family transporter, whose protein sequence is MQTENKTPSATLVVLAFATVYIVWGSTYFFIQKALAGLPPFFLGAFRFIIAGLIMLAWSLSRGEKVFSLKAIKPAIITGLLLLFVGNGVVIWVEQFLPSAMVAIMVSSSPLWFVLLDKPKWSENLTNRSTILGLLIGFAGVILLFSEKIMASMSSLNSSRDLFAMFLVVLGSMAWAGGSLYSKYQSGSDSATVNSTWQMFAAGVAFIPGVIFSGELENFDPAAVPAGAWGAAVYLIIFGSIIGFSAYVWLLKVQPATKVSTYAYVNPVVAVLLGIFFAKESISPLQILGLVVILGSVLLINLHKYRKPKAMAANAA, encoded by the coding sequence ATGCAAACGGAAAACAAAACTCCTTCCGCAACCCTGGTTGTGCTGGCTTTCGCCACGGTTTATATCGTCTGGGGCTCTACTTACTTCTTTATCCAGAAAGCATTGGCTGGCTTGCCTCCGTTTTTCCTCGGCGCATTTCGGTTCATCATTGCCGGACTGATTATGCTGGCATGGAGCTTGTCCAGAGGTGAAAAAGTTTTCTCGCTAAAAGCGATCAAGCCTGCTATCATAACCGGCTTGCTGCTGCTTTTTGTGGGAAACGGGGTGGTGATCTGGGTGGAGCAGTTTCTGCCCAGCGCCATGGTAGCGATCATGGTATCGTCGTCGCCGCTCTGGTTTGTACTGCTCGACAAGCCGAAATGGTCAGAGAATTTAACCAACAGGTCGACCATCCTGGGCCTGCTGATCGGTTTTGCGGGCGTAATTTTATTGTTCAGCGAAAAAATAATGGCCTCCATGTCATCGCTCAATAGCTCCCGGGATCTCTTCGCGATGTTTTTGGTGGTATTGGGATCAATGGCCTGGGCAGGCGGTTCTTTATATTCTAAATATCAGTCCGGCTCCGATTCTGCTACGGTCAATTCTACCTGGCAAATGTTTGCTGCCGGCGTAGCATTCATTCCCGGCGTTATATTTTCGGGAGAGCTGGAAAACTTTGATCCCGCCGCTGTTCCAGCGGGTGCATGGGGTGCGGCAGTATATCTGATTATTTTCGGGTCGATTATCGGTTTCAGTGCCTACGTGTGGCTTCTGAAAGTTCAGCCTGCCACAAAAGTCAGCACCTATGCATATGTCAATCCGGTAGTCGCGGTGTTATTGGGGATATTTTTTGCCAAAGAAAGCATCAGTCCGTTGCAGATCCTGGGATTGGTCGTGATCCTGGGGAGCGTACTGCTTATTAATCTGCACAAATACCGTAAGCCAAAAGCTATGGCCGCCAACGCCGCTTAA
- a CDS encoding Lrp/AsnC family transcriptional regulator, translating to MTPSEFTLDKTDLSILRLMQENARITNADLARELEMAPSAVLERVKKLEQKNVIKQYTTRINPAALHQTMLAFISIKSAEGMGSNETAKELAKIPEVQEVHHIAGDDCYLVKVRTTDSASLMELMRNSFSKIPKILSTRTTIVLETVKEEQLLVIPEK from the coding sequence ATGACCCCCTCAGAATTCACACTTGACAAAACCGACCTCAGTATTCTCCGGCTCATGCAGGAAAATGCCCGCATTACAAATGCCGACCTGGCCCGGGAACTGGAAATGGCGCCGTCCGCAGTATTGGAACGCGTCAAAAAACTGGAACAGAAAAATGTAATTAAACAATATACTACGCGGATAAACCCCGCTGCACTGCACCAGACCATGCTCGCGTTTATTTCCATCAAATCGGCAGAGGGAATGGGGAGTAATGAGACTGCAAAAGAACTGGCGAAAATCCCCGAAGTACAGGAGGTACATCACATCGCAGGTGACGATTGCTACCTCGTGAAAGTGCGCACCACCGACTCGGCTTCCCTGATGGAACTGATGCGCAACTCGTTTAGTAAAATTCCGAAAATTTTGTCCACACGCACCACCATCGTTCTCGAAACAGTCAAAGAAGAACAACTATTAGTAATACCTGAAAAATAA
- a CDS encoding UbiA family prenyltransferase — translation MRIDGNTFKLLRIPFSFFLMPLFLFAYSQAETVLHHQALWAFLIIHLLVYPSSNGYNSYVDRDEDSIGGLEKPPMPTEQLFYLTVFLDLSAILLAVFFVNTSFAVCLVLYIAASRAYSSRQIRLKKYPYAGFLTVVFFQGAFTYYMSIAGISGNLLELNAENGFVLLGCSFQIAGAYPLTQIYQHRQDLKEGIVTLSYKLGYAGTFAFTALMFLLCNGFYYLYFTSKNLGMIFFIVQVFFVPIVAYFGYWSYLVKKDKREANFRNTMRMNWVAAICMNSCFIVLIIINKIPLSYISAIETAVPDYRYSQETLASFYSGSTDDLINKRKIKIVAGKTGIETRYSVIADFDKDPGQYEFFSKSADLLPEPGLSQRMQVYQENATKLSVKAVEKIRGFEQINKEITHLITVTCTGLFAPGLDVELMRELRLNPIIQRSSVNFMGCNAAIIALKQADAICRTTPKAKVLVVCTELCTIHFQKQYNDDYLLSNLLFGDGAVAALITSQPSVEYRHSVSIASFNSMVLHNGYSDMAWRLSEKGFIMNLSSYVPDLISRNIEPMLKSVNLDVANFKHWAIHPGGKRIVDDFALALGLDKCALAPTYQVLKDYGNMSSPTVLFVLKEVLEKAKPEHQGNRIFAAAFGPGLSIETMQLQYV, via the coding sequence ATGCGCATCGACGGTAACACCTTCAAATTGCTGAGAATACCATTCTCATTCTTCCTGATGCCGCTTTTTCTGTTCGCATACAGTCAGGCGGAAACGGTTTTGCACCATCAGGCGCTCTGGGCATTTTTGATTATTCATTTGCTGGTATATCCGTCAAGTAATGGGTACAATAGCTACGTCGACCGCGACGAGGACAGCATCGGCGGACTGGAAAAACCGCCTATGCCCACAGAGCAGCTTTTCTATCTCACCGTTTTTCTTGATTTGTCGGCGATCCTGCTGGCTGTTTTTTTCGTAAATACTTCGTTCGCGGTTTGCCTGGTCCTGTATATAGCTGCTTCAAGAGCTTACAGCTCGCGGCAGATACGGCTGAAAAAATATCCGTATGCCGGCTTTCTTACAGTTGTGTTTTTTCAAGGAGCGTTCACCTATTACATGTCCATTGCCGGGATCTCGGGAAACCTGCTTGAACTAAACGCTGAAAATGGCTTTGTGCTCCTGGGATGCTCATTTCAGATTGCAGGTGCCTACCCTTTGACGCAGATTTACCAGCACCGGCAAGACCTGAAAGAAGGTATCGTGACATTGAGCTACAAGCTGGGATATGCCGGCACATTTGCATTTACGGCGCTCATGTTTTTGCTCTGCAATGGATTTTATTATTTGTATTTTACGTCGAAAAACCTTGGAATGATTTTTTTTATCGTCCAGGTGTTCTTCGTGCCGATCGTAGCTTACTTTGGATATTGGTCTTATCTGGTCAAAAAAGACAAAAGGGAGGCAAATTTCAGGAACACGATGCGGATGAACTGGGTGGCGGCAATTTGCATGAATAGTTGTTTCATAGTACTAATTATCATTAACAAAATTCCTTTGAGTTACATATCAGCAATCGAGACCGCCGTTCCGGACTATCGTTATTCGCAGGAAACATTAGCTTCATTTTACTCGGGCTCAACAGACGATTTGATTAACAAACGGAAAATCAAAATTGTGGCCGGTAAAACGGGCATTGAAACGAGGTATTCGGTCATCGCCGATTTTGATAAAGATCCCGGGCAATACGAGTTTTTCAGTAAATCTGCGGACTTACTTCCCGAGCCAGGCCTGAGCCAGCGCATGCAGGTTTATCAGGAAAACGCCACAAAGCTTTCTGTTAAAGCGGTTGAAAAGATCCGCGGATTCGAACAGATTAACAAGGAGATAACCCACCTGATTACCGTAACATGCACCGGTCTGTTTGCGCCGGGGCTTGACGTGGAGCTGATGCGCGAGTTGCGGCTGAACCCGATCATTCAGCGCAGCAGTGTCAATTTTATGGGTTGCAATGCGGCAATCATCGCTTTAAAGCAAGCCGACGCGATTTGCCGGACCACCCCCAAGGCCAAGGTACTTGTAGTATGCACGGAGCTGTGTACCATTCATTTTCAAAAACAATACAATGACGATTACCTGCTCTCCAATCTGCTTTTCGGGGACGGGGCAGTCGCCGCATTGATAACCTCACAACCTTCCGTCGAATACCGCCACAGCGTAAGCATTGCTTCTTTTAATTCGATGGTATTGCACAATGGTTATTCAGATATGGCCTGGCGGCTTTCTGAAAAGGGTTTTATTATGAATTTATCATCTTATGTGCCCGATCTGATCAGCAGAAACATTGAGCCGATGCTGAAATCGGTCAATCTGGACGTCGCTAATTTCAAGCATTGGGCGATTCATCCGGGCGGCAAGCGCATTGTCGATGATTTTGCACTCGCGCTTGGCCTGGACAAGTGTGCCCTGGCACCTACTTATCAGGTATTAAAAGACTACGGAAATATGTCTTCGCCTACGGTTTTGTTCGTGCTGAAAGAAGTACTGGAAAAAGCCAAGCCGGAGCATCAGGGTAACAGGATTTTCGCCGCCGCCTTCGGTCCCGGACTCAGCATTGAAACCATGCAGCTTCAATATGTTTAG
- a CDS encoding methyltransferase domain-containing protein — protein sequence MFRFRSTEKELLDQDEIPPADLFRNLRELDFINHWLGGYAISFAALKQVLSKNRSYTLADIGCGGGDTLKRIAKWNRGAGFDLDLYGIDIKPVCIEYATENLKGSGTRLICDDYRNLFSHIGRVDIIHACLFCHHLTNAELAELVSFAMKNKTVLVINDLERNALAHYSIKYLTKLFSKSYLVKNDAPLSVLRGFKRGEWVSIIREAGAKHYSIRNKWAFRHEVIIYGNAG from the coding sequence ATGTTTAGATTCAGGAGCACCGAAAAAGAATTGCTGGATCAGGATGAAATCCCTCCGGCCGACCTTTTTCGAAATCTTCGGGAGCTGGATTTTATCAATCACTGGCTGGGCGGTTATGCGATTTCGTTTGCCGCTTTGAAGCAGGTACTGTCAAAAAACAGGTCCTACACGTTGGCGGATATTGGCTGCGGGGGCGGAGATACTCTTAAAAGGATCGCCAAATGGAACAGGGGGGCTGGTTTTGATCTGGATTTATATGGTATCGATATCAAACCGGTTTGCATTGAATATGCCACCGAAAACCTGAAAGGCAGCGGCACACGCCTGATCTGCGACGATTATCGCAACTTGTTTTCCCACATCGGGCGCGTTGATATCATTCACGCCTGTCTGTTTTGTCACCACCTCACGAACGCGGAACTTGCTGAGCTGGTGTCTTTTGCAATGAAAAATAAGACTGTCCTGGTCATCAACGACCTCGAACGTAATGCACTGGCGCACTATTCCATCAAGTACCTGACGAAGTTGTTTTCCAAATCCTATCTCGTGAAAAATGACGCGCCGCTTTCCGTTTTACGGGGTTTCAAAAGAGGAGAATGGGTTTCTATTATCAGAGAAGCCGGCGCGAAGCATTATTCTATCCGCAACAAATGGGCATTCAGGCATGAAGTGATCATATATGGAAACGCGGGCTGA
- a CDS encoding NAD(P)/FAD-dependent oxidoreductase — translation METRAETFDCGIVGGGLAGLCLAIQLADQGFSVMLFEKNQYPFHKVCGEYISMESYNFLHRLGLPFDSLKIPLINRLGISSEQGYMLEHVLEPGGFGISRHTLDHQLSLIAVQKGVVLQENSKVSDVRRSGGHYQITAASGVFHARIVCGSYGKYAPQFIDLPAKKTGANYIGVKYHVRISQPADRIELHNFRDGYCGISKVDGDKFCLCYLTSSKNLQESGKDINVMEERVLFNNPHLKRIFLGSEFVNKQPLVISNITFEKKATEADGVFLLGDAAGSITPLCGNGMSMGMHASLLLAGEIAKYLHNQQSREALSTHYHRAWEQAFGKRITAGYYLQNLFGKRLTTDLALRFLDKSPLLLNKLVALTHGEKF, via the coding sequence ATGGAAACGCGGGCTGAAACTTTCGATTGCGGCATTGTCGGCGGCGGGCTGGCGGGACTTTGTCTGGCGATACAGCTGGCAGATCAGGGCTTTTCTGTTATGCTGTTTGAAAAAAATCAGTACCCTTTTCACAAAGTTTGCGGCGAGTATATTTCGATGGAAAGCTACAATTTTCTGCATCGGCTGGGCCTTCCGTTTGATTCGCTCAAAATTCCTTTGATCAATCGGCTGGGTATCAGCTCTGAGCAGGGGTATATGCTGGAACATGTGCTGGAACCCGGCGGGTTTGGTATCAGTCGTCATACGCTGGATCATCAGCTAAGTCTGATTGCTGTTCAAAAAGGGGTTGTTTTGCAGGAAAATAGCAAAGTAAGCGATGTAAGGCGGAGTGGGGGGCATTATCAGATAACCGCAGCTTCGGGGGTATTCCATGCGCGTATAGTTTGTGGCAGCTATGGAAAGTATGCGCCTCAGTTTATTGATCTTCCCGCAAAAAAGACAGGGGCCAACTATATTGGCGTGAAATATCACGTGCGGATAAGCCAGCCCGCAGACCGGATCGAACTACATAATTTTCGTGACGGATATTGCGGTATTTCAAAAGTGGATGGAGATAAATTTTGCCTTTGTTATCTCACCTCATCCAAAAATTTACAGGAAAGCGGGAAGGATATTAATGTAATGGAAGAGCGGGTTTTGTTTAATAATCCCCATTTGAAACGGATATTTCTTGGCTCCGAATTTGTAAACAAGCAGCCTCTCGTAATCAGCAATATTACTTTTGAAAAGAAAGCGACCGAGGCAGACGGGGTATTTCTTCTGGGAGATGCAGCCGGTTCAATTACGCCGCTTTGCGGAAACGGGATGAGTATGGGAATGCACGCTTCTTTGCTGCTGGCCGGGGAAATAGCGAAATATTTACATAACCAGCAATCCCGCGAAGCACTCAGCACCCACTATCACAGGGCCTGGGAGCAGGCATTTGGAAAACGCATCACAGCCGGATATTACCTTCAGAACCTGTTCGGGAAACGACTGACAACCGATCTCGCATTGCGTTTTCTGGACAAATCTCCTCTGCTTTTGAATAAACTTGTAGCCCTCACGCACGGTGAGAAATTCTAG
- a CDS encoding lycopene cyclase domain-containing protein, which produces MNSLYLLIDLASISIPILASFHPKIGLSKHWPVLWPAILLSALPFIVWDSFFTKIGVWGFTPKYLLGIYLLDLPIEEILFFICIPYACIFTYYTFRVFLSTDYRIRAENFVLWLFIIVSAAAAVLFYDRAYTLSTSVLLTLFLLYLKFYVKAKWLSLFLYSHMFLLIPFIIVNGILTGTGLDEPIVWYNDAENVGVRFLTIPVEDLFYGMLMLLLNTFLFEKLLARRTLTTRIS; this is translated from the coding sequence ATGAATTCACTTTATCTATTGATAGACCTGGCGTCCATTTCAATCCCAATACTCGCTTCCTTTCATCCTAAAATCGGTCTGAGTAAACACTGGCCGGTACTCTGGCCGGCAATACTGCTGTCAGCGCTGCCCTTTATCGTCTGGGATAGTTTTTTTACAAAAATCGGTGTCTGGGGATTTACGCCCAAGTATCTTCTGGGAATCTATTTGCTGGATTTGCCCATTGAAGAAATCCTCTTTTTCATTTGCATTCCTTACGCCTGCATTTTTACCTATTACACATTCCGTGTGTTTCTGAGCACAGATTACCGGATCAGGGCGGAGAATTTCGTTTTGTGGCTTTTCATTATTGTTTCAGCAGCCGCAGCCGTCCTGTTTTACGACCGTGCCTACACGCTTTCCACTTCCGTATTGCTCACACTTTTTCTTTTGTATTTAAAGTTTTACGTCAAAGCGAAGTGGCTGAGCCTGTTCCTTTACTCACACATGTTCCTGCTGATACCCTTTATTATCGTCAACGGAATCCTGACCGGAACGGGGCTTGACGAACCGATTGTGTGGTATAACGATGCTGAAAATGTAGGCGTTCGTTTTTTGACCATACCCGTCGAAGACCTTTTCTACGGTATGCTAATGCTGCTTTTAAATACATTTTTGTTTGAAAAATTGCTGGCAAGACGCACACTCACAACCCGTATCAGCTAG
- a CDS encoding sterol desaturase family protein, whose protein sequence is MPIWITNTVITFAAFIGMECIAWLAHKYLMHGALWFLHHDHHQRDDGDFFEKNDYFFVIFATPGILFLTIGLNQDLNYLFWIGLGITIYGFTYFFVHDIFIHQRFKLFRNTDSVYLRAIRRAHKMHHKHLEKHEGECFGMLWVPLKYFREAKKTVAK, encoded by the coding sequence ATGCCGATCTGGATTACAAATACAGTGATTACCTTCGCAGCATTCATCGGTATGGAATGCATTGCCTGGCTTGCCCATAAATACCTGATGCATGGTGCTTTATGGTTTTTACACCACGACCACCACCAGCGCGACGACGGCGATTTTTTTGAGAAAAACGATTACTTTTTTGTCATATTCGCCACTCCGGGCATTCTGTTCCTGACGATCGGCCTCAATCAGGATCTCAACTATTTATTCTGGATCGGTCTCGGCATTACCATTTACGGTTTTACCTACTTTTTTGTCCACGACATCTTCATTCATCAGCGTTTCAAGCTTTTCCGAAATACGGATTCTGTCTATTTAAGGGCGATCAGGCGGGCCCACAAAATGCATCACAAACATTTAGAAAAGCACGAAGGTGAATGTTTTGGGATGCTTTGGGTACCATTGAAATATTTCAGAGAAGCGAAAAAAACGGTCGCAAAATGA
- the idi gene encoding isopentenyl-diphosphate Delta-isomerase translates to MQDQVVLVNEEDEAVGLMPKLEAHQKGMLHRAFSVFIFNTNGEMLLQRRAFGKYHSEGLWSNTCCSHPFPDESAHHAAVRRLREEMGITAGLDFLFTFQYRAALENGLTENELDHVFWGISDEKPLINTEEVSDFKYIKLSDLKKDLSQNPSRYTEWLKICFDEVSEKIRLKK, encoded by the coding sequence ATGCAAGATCAAGTTGTTCTGGTAAATGAAGAAGACGAAGCCGTGGGCCTGATGCCCAAACTGGAAGCACACCAGAAAGGAATGCTCCACCGTGCCTTTTCGGTGTTTATTTTTAATACAAACGGCGAAATGCTGTTGCAGAGACGCGCATTCGGAAAATATCACTCGGAAGGATTGTGGTCGAATACCTGCTGCAGTCATCCTTTTCCCGACGAGTCGGCGCACCATGCAGCAGTAAGGCGGCTGCGTGAAGAAATGGGTATCACGGCCGGGCTCGATTTTCTTTTCACATTTCAATATCGCGCGGCCCTTGAAAACGGATTGACCGAAAACGAACTTGACCACGTTTTCTGGGGCATTTCGGATGAGAAACCTTTGATCAATACCGAAGAAGTGAGCGACTTTAAATACATAAAGTTGAGCGACTTAAAAAAGGACCTCTCTCAAAATCCCTCGCGCTACACGGAGTGGCTTAAAATTTGCTTCGACGAAGTTTCAGAAAAAATCAGGCTTAAAAAATAG
- a CDS encoding phytoene/squalene synthase family protein: MKILYDNLSASCSKKTTQLYSTSFSLGIYFLKPALRAPIYAIYGFVRLADEIVDSFHDYDKVAMMAEIREATVDAIRKGISINPILNSFQHVVNAYHIEWELIDTFLRSMEMDLMKKEHTRDTFHEYVLGSAEVVGLMCLRVFSEGDDRIFQELKPYAMKLGAAFQKVNFLRDLKADYQDLGRTYFPEVNFDHFSRRDKEIIQAEIQEDFDNALIGIRKLPGGARRGVYLAYYYYKKLFLRIKETPAEKVMNARIRIPDYDKLGLMFRSLLRHQFDLL, from the coding sequence ATGAAAATCCTGTATGACAACTTATCGGCATCGTGCAGCAAGAAAACCACACAGCTTTACAGCACCTCCTTTTCACTGGGTATCTACTTTCTCAAACCCGCACTACGCGCGCCGATCTATGCGATTTACGGCTTTGTGAGATTGGCCGACGAAATCGTCGACAGTTTTCATGACTACGACAAAGTGGCGATGATGGCCGAAATCAGGGAAGCCACCGTGGATGCGATCCGAAAAGGGATCAGTATCAATCCGATCCTGAATAGTTTCCAGCATGTTGTCAATGCATATCATATTGAATGGGAGCTGATTGATACGTTTCTGAGAAGTATGGAAATGGATCTGATGAAAAAAGAGCACACGCGGGACACGTTTCATGAGTATGTACTCGGCTCGGCTGAGGTAGTCGGCCTGATGTGCCTCCGTGTGTTTTCGGAAGGCGACGACCGGATATTCCAGGAATTGAAACCGTATGCTATGAAACTGGGTGCCGCTTTTCAAAAAGTCAACTTTTTGCGCGACCTCAAAGCCGATTACCAGGACCTGGGGCGTACCTATTTCCCGGAAGTGAACTTTGACCATTTTTCACGCAGGGACAAAGAAATTATTCAGGCCGAAATCCAGGAAGATTTTGACAATGCGCTGATAGGCATCAGGAAATTACCCGGCGGCGCGAGGCGCGGAGTTTATCTGGCCTATTATTATTATAAAAAACTGTTTCTGAGAATAAAGGAGACTCCGGCCGAAAAAGTCATGAATGCGAGGATCAGAATCCCTGATTACGACAAGCTGGGCCTGATGTTTCGTTCACTTTTGAGGCACCAGTTTGACCTGTTATGA